A window of the Brassica napus cultivar Da-Ae chromosome C5, Da-Ae, whole genome shotgun sequence genome harbors these coding sequences:
- the LOC106401197 gene encoding pentatricopeptide repeat-containing protein At1g05670, mitochondrial, which translates to MKKGTTFALRSFIQLFSFNARKLSSSSITDTTRPFPDYSPKKPSVIDTELVHQIANAIKLRRAEPLRRSLKPYECKFKTDHLIWVLMKIKSDYNLVLDFFEWARSRRDSTLEALCIVTHLAVASKDLNVAYSLVSSFWERPKLSVNDSFVQFFDLLVYTYKDWGSDPNVFDVFFQVLVEFGMLREARRVFEKMLNYGLVLSVDSCNLYLSKEKTGTAVIVFKEFPEAGVCWNVASYNIVIHCVCQLGRVTEAHHLLVLMELKGYTPDVVSYSTVINGYCRFGELEKVWKLIEVMKEKGLKPNSYTYGSVILLLCRSCKLVEAEEAFREMIGDGIVPDNVVYTTLIDGFCKGGNIKAASKFFHEMLSLDIAPDVLTYTAVISGFCRVGDMVEAGKLFNEMICRGLEPDSVTFTEVINGYCKAGEMKEAFSVHNRMIQAGCSPNVVTYTTLIDGLCKEGDLDSANDLLHEMWKIGLQPNLFTYNSIVNGLCKSGNIEEAIKLVGEFEAAGIKPDAVSYTTLMDAYCKSGEMSKAQEILKEMLGRGIEPTVVTFNVLMNGFCLNGMLEDGEKLLNWMLAKGIAPNATTYNSLVKLYCIRGDVKAAAAVYKDMCAREVGPDGRTYENLIRGHCKARNMKEAWFLYRGMVEKGFSVSAGTYSDLIKGFFKRKKFAEAREVFEQMKREGLAADKEIYDFFSDVKLKGRRRTDTVVDPVDEIIESYLVDEELRGAN; encoded by the coding sequence ATGAAGAAAGGTACTACCTTTGCCTTGAGAAGCTTCATCCAGCTCTTTTCATTTAACGCTCGTAAGCTCTCTTCCTCGTCGATAACTGATACCACCAGACCCTTCCCCGATTACTCCCCGAAGAAACCTTCAGTAATCGACACCGAGCTCGTCCACCAAATCGCCAATGCGATTAAGCTCCGTCGCGCTGAGCCTCTGAGACGCAGCTTAAAGCCTTACGAATGCAAGTTCAAGACCGACCATTTGATCTGGGTCCTGATGAAGATCAAATCCGATTACAATTTGGTTCTTGACTTCTTCGAATGGGCGCGCTCTCGCAGAGACTCCACCCTTGAAGCACTCTGCATCGTCACTCACTTAGCTGTAGCGTCGAAGGATTTAAACGTGGCTTATTCTCTTGTAAGCAGCTTCTGGGAGAGACCGAAGCTGAGTGTTAACGATTCCTTTGTACAGTTTTTTGATCTGTTAGTGTATACTTACAAGGACTGGGGCTCGGATCCTAATGTGTTCGATGTTTTCTTCCAAGTATTAGTCGAGTTTGGGATGCTACGTGAAGCTAGGAGAGTCTTTGAGAAGATGTTGAATTACGGATTGGTTCTCTCTGTTGATTCATGTAACTTATACCTTTCGAAAGAAAAAACTGGAACGGCTGTTATAGTATTCAAAGAGTTTCCTGAGGCGGGTGTTTGTTGGAACGTTGCTTCTTATAACATTGTGATTCATTGTGTTTGTCAACTTGGGAGGGTTACCGAAGCTCACCATCTACTAGTTCTCATGGAGTTGAAAGGGTACACCCCTGATGTAGTAAGTTACAGTACGGTGATAAACggatactgtagatttggggaGCTTGAAAAGGTCTGGAAGTTAATTGAAGTAATGAAAGAGAAGGGTTTGAAGCCAAACTCTTATACTTACGGTAGCGTAATTCTTCTGCTTTGCAGAAGCTGTAAGCTAGTTGAAGCAGAGGAGGCTTTTCGAGAGATGATAGGGGACGGCATAGTTCCTGACAATGTAGTGTACACAACTCTTATCGATGGTTTCTGCAAGGGAGGGAATATAAAAGCTGCATCGAAGTTTTTTCACGAGATGCTCTCTCTGGATATTGCACCAGATGTTTTGACGTATACTGCTGTTATCTCAGGGTTTTGTCGTGTTGGAGACATGGTGGAGGCTGGTAAGCTCTTCAATGAGATGATTTGCAGGGGTTTGGAACCGGATAGCGTTACTTTCACCGAAGTTATTAATGGATACTGCAAAGCAGGGGAGATGAAAGAGGCTTTCAGTGTTCACAATCGCATGATTCAGGCTGGGTGTTCTCCTAATGTTGTCACGTACACTACATTGATTGATGGGCTCTGTAAGGAAGGGGACTTGGACTCAGCAAACGACCTTCTCCATGAGATGTGGAAGATAGGTCTTCAACCGAATCTTTTTACTTATAACTCCATCGTCAATGGTCTGTGTAAGTCAGGGAACATCGAAGAGGCAATTAAACTTGTTGGAGAGTTCGAAGCTGCGGGGATTAAACCAGACGCTGTCAGTTATACAACGTTAATGGACGCCTACTGTAAATCAGGGGAGATGTCTAAGGCTCAAGAGATTTTAAAGGAGATGCTTGGGAGAGGGATTGAGCCTACTGTTGTCACATTCAACGTACTAATGAACGGGTTTTGTTTGAACGGGATGTTGGAAGATGGCGAGAAGCTTCTTAATTGGATGCTGGCGAAAGGGATAGCACCTAACGCAACCACGTATAACTCTCTCGTGAAGCTGTATTGCATTAGAGGTGACGTGAAGGCAGCAGCTGCGGTTTATAAGGACATGTGTGCTCGGGAAGTGGGGCCTGATGGTAGGACGTATGAGAATCTGATTAGAGGGCATTGCAAGGCGAGGAACATGAAGGAGGCTTGGTTTTTGTACCGAGGGATGGTGGAGAAAGGGTTTAGCGTCTCTGCTGGCACGTATAGTGATCTTATTAAGGGGTTCTTTAAGAGGAAGAAGTTTGCGGAGGCGAGAGAGGTTTTTGAGCAGATGAAAAGAGAAGGGTTAGCTGCGGATAAAGAGATTTATGACTTCTTCAGTGATGTGAAATTGAAGGGCAGGAGGAGGACGGATACAGTTGTGGATCCTGTTGATGAAATAATAGAGAGTTACCTTGTGGATGAAGAATTGAGGGGAGCTAATTAG
- the LOC106435823 gene encoding zinc finger A20 and AN1 domain-containing stress-associated protein 5-like isoform X1: MAQRTEKEETEFKVLETLTTTTTPTLYSNNCGVTACPSTNNMCQKCFNAAAAGIDPNPIAKRSARSVSLRSTPAKAAIRPRETDPVKRDHHQQTVNRCSGCRKKVGLTGFRCRCGDLFCAEHWYSDRHDCSYDYKIAGREAIARENPSTHRKGVSTWTHRRDTNNFIYI; the protein is encoded by the exons ATGGCGCAGAGAACTGAAAAGGAAGAGACGGAGTTCAAGGTCCTCGAAACCTTGACGACGACAACAACCCCGACGCTCTACTCCAACAACTGCGGCGTCACAGCGTGTCCATCAACCAACAACATGTGCCAGAAATGTTTCAACGCCGCCGCCGCCGGTATAGATCCAAATCCGATCGCAAAAAGATCAGCCAGATCCGTCAGTCTCCGGTCAACGCCAGCCAAAGCCGCGATCCGTCCCAGGGAGACCGATCCAGTCAAGAGAGACCATCATCAACAGACCGTAAACCGATGCTCCGGTTGTCGGAAGAAAGTCGGGTTGACCGGATTCAGATGCCGATGCGGCGACCTTTTCTGCGCGGAGCACTGGTACTCGGATCGCCACGATTGCAGCTACGACTACAAAATCGCCGGTAGGGAGGCAATCGCTAGGGAGAATCCGAGTACACACAG GAAAGGAGTTTCCACGTGGACACACAGGAGAGACACcaacaattttatatatatatag
- the LOC106435823 gene encoding zinc finger A20 and AN1 domain-containing stress-associated protein 5-like isoform X2: MAQRTEKEETEFKVLETLTTTTTPTLYSNNCGVTACPSTNNMCQKCFNAAAAGIDPNPIAKRSARSVSLRSTPAKAAIRPRETDPVKRDHHQQTVNRCSGCRKKVGLTGFRCRCGDLFCAEHWYSDRHDCSYDYKIAGREAIARENPSTHRYRL; the protein is encoded by the exons ATGGCGCAGAGAACTGAAAAGGAAGAGACGGAGTTCAAGGTCCTCGAAACCTTGACGACGACAACAACCCCGACGCTCTACTCCAACAACTGCGGCGTCACAGCGTGTCCATCAACCAACAACATGTGCCAGAAATGTTTCAACGCCGCCGCCGCCGGTATAGATCCAAATCCGATCGCAAAAAGATCAGCCAGATCCGTCAGTCTCCGGTCAACGCCAGCCAAAGCCGCGATCCGTCCCAGGGAGACCGATCCAGTCAAGAGAGACCATCATCAACAGACCGTAAACCGATGCTCCGGTTGTCGGAAGAAAGTCGGGTTGACCGGATTCAGATGCCGATGCGGCGACCTTTTCTGCGCGGAGCACTGGTACTCGGATCGCCACGATTGCAGCTACGACTACAAAATCGCCGGTAGGGAGGCAATCGCTAGGGAGAATCCGAGTACACACAG GTACAGGTTGTAA